The following are from one region of the Paenibacillus sp. JZ16 genome:
- a CDS encoding LysM peptidoglycan-binding domain-containing protein, protein MFDQSYGLRFDIYERINLTEDLPGIEELEEAELIPHIQVISQQDQATLRGHLLLAGLYKGDTEAGETEPLEHWIPVEITVPMNRVSSLDDIAVEIENFDVDLLSKRSLNITGVLSLKGIQAAAPGARDQVWANEEFTVVHAPEATDLYSNGEQQFAANPYDQLHGSGAHTDANSPSPSYFNEAQTRAQEFGTDARTQQYLASWAQYENQTRDSQDSADSTISISNSPEARDTVEYALHNETEAQAAESSIPSVWQFERASVQPEPEQEDPAAGFPGVIERKGEEVEAVPVLESPETEEVQPVFAEEEFPSEDMDDITEEVSIKAEEVPTKPELKVAFNTKNSSTTSASGVGFSSLLQSSRTVQDQDQAARDEEEETEELVDSATAEDVEWKSLFLGNRREETPFRKVRMCIVQREETLDVIAERYQLTPRELLLYNRMSEQNVEEGQVLYIPQ, encoded by the coding sequence GTGTTTGACCAGTCCTACGGATTGCGGTTCGATATTTACGAGCGTATTAATTTAACGGAAGATTTGCCGGGAATCGAAGAATTGGAAGAGGCGGAGTTGATCCCGCATATTCAGGTGATCAGTCAGCAGGACCAGGCTACGCTTCGGGGTCATCTGCTTCTTGCAGGCCTGTATAAAGGTGACACCGAAGCAGGAGAGACGGAGCCGCTCGAACACTGGATCCCGGTTGAAATCACGGTCCCGATGAACCGGGTATCATCATTGGATGACATCGCGGTCGAGATCGAGAATTTTGACGTGGATTTGTTATCCAAACGCAGCTTGAACATTACAGGGGTTCTGTCGCTCAAAGGAATTCAGGCGGCGGCTCCGGGAGCCCGTGACCAAGTATGGGCCAATGAGGAATTCACAGTGGTACATGCTCCTGAAGCGACTGATTTGTATTCGAACGGGGAGCAGCAGTTCGCAGCCAACCCGTACGACCAGCTTCATGGCAGCGGAGCTCATACAGACGCTAACTCACCTTCTCCTTCTTACTTCAACGAGGCTCAGACCAGAGCCCAAGAGTTCGGGACGGATGCGCGCACACAGCAGTATCTGGCATCCTGGGCACAGTATGAGAACCAAACACGGGATTCACAGGACTCAGCAGACAGCACCATTAGCATTTCTAATTCGCCTGAAGCTCGGGATACGGTCGAATATGCCTTACATAATGAGACGGAAGCTCAGGCAGCTGAGTCGTCGATTCCAAGTGTATGGCAATTCGAACGGGCTTCGGTCCAGCCCGAGCCGGAGCAAGAAGATCCAGCAGCCGGTTTTCCGGGTGTCATTGAGCGTAAGGGTGAAGAAGTGGAAGCCGTTCCGGTACTGGAATCACCGGAAACGGAGGAAGTGCAGCCTGTTTTTGCTGAGGAAGAATTCCCTTCGGAGGATATGGATGATATAACGGAAGAGGTTTCCATTAAAGCCGAAGAGGTTCCGACCAAGCCGGAGTTAAAGGTGGCCTTCAACACGAAGAACAGCAGCACAACCAGCGCATCGGGCGTAGGCTTCTCTTCGTTGCTTCAATCGAGCAGAACGGTTCAGGATCAGGATCAAGCCGCTCGGGACGAGGAAGAAGAGACGGAGGAATTGGTTGACTCCGCAACGGCCGAGGACGTGGAGTGGAAGAGTCTGTTCCTGGGTAACCGCCGTGAGGAAACGCCTTTCCGCAAGGTCCGGATGTGCATTGTGCAGCGTGAGGAGACACTCGACGTGATTGCCGAGCGTTATCAACTGACGCCGCGAGAGCTTTTGTTATATAACCGCATGTCCGAGCAGAATGTGGAAGAAGGCCAGGTATTATACATTCCCCAGTAA
- a CDS encoding bifunctional folylpolyglutamate synthase/dihydrofolate synthase — protein sequence MVDHSEAAVAAPFHTYEEAVAWINGLIPFGIRPGMDRIQRLMELLGHPERRLKFIHVAGTNGKGSTCAFLTKVLLQGGFTVGTYTSPYITKFTNRFQYNGEDISEETLLELANRLEPLVAEIAGSGLGSPTMFEVSTALAILYYAEVSYPDVVVWETGLGGRLDVTNIVHPIISVITNIGMDHTDVLGDTIQEIATEKAGIIKPGVPVVSTVTQPEAVDILKQTVAKNRTSLYLVDEQFSYERLRGNEESQTFRFKGPFRDMDLDISMQGEHQCANAALAMMTLEVLRQYMAFIVDDEELRRGFKDTFWAGRLEQVQSSPRIVLDGAHNPEGAETLAKSLQQIYKYRKLNLMMGMLANKHHESYLQHILPIVDTLILTEPDFRKKLDAKALGDIVEQVREKYAKHTLQIIIEPNWKNALEELKSRTEAEDLGVVSGTLYLIADVRSNLLGLSDSEKGW from the coding sequence ATGGTTGATCATTCGGAAGCTGCAGTGGCAGCTCCGTTCCATACCTATGAGGAAGCGGTAGCTTGGATCAACGGGCTGATTCCGTTTGGAATCCGCCCGGGCATGGATAGAATTCAGCGATTGATGGAGCTTCTCGGCCATCCGGAGCGGCGGTTAAAATTTATTCACGTGGCCGGAACGAATGGAAAAGGCTCCACATGCGCTTTTTTAACAAAGGTTCTGCTTCAAGGGGGATTCACGGTTGGCACCTACACGTCTCCCTATATTACGAAGTTTACCAATCGGTTTCAGTATAACGGCGAGGACATATCGGAAGAGACGCTGCTTGAACTGGCTAATCGCTTAGAGCCGCTTGTAGCCGAAATTGCGGGTTCCGGGCTCGGATCGCCCACTATGTTTGAGGTGTCCACCGCCCTTGCGATACTGTATTACGCCGAGGTATCTTATCCGGACGTGGTGGTATGGGAGACGGGACTTGGCGGTCGTCTGGACGTGACCAATATCGTTCATCCAATCATTTCGGTGATCACGAATATCGGAATGGACCATACCGACGTTCTGGGTGATACCATTCAGGAGATCGCCACGGAAAAGGCTGGCATTATCAAGCCTGGAGTTCCTGTGGTGAGCACGGTAACTCAGCCGGAAGCTGTCGATATTCTGAAACAAACGGTAGCCAAAAACCGTACAAGTCTGTATCTCGTAGATGAACAGTTCTCCTATGAGCGTCTGCGTGGGAACGAAGAAAGCCAGACTTTCCGTTTTAAGGGTCCGTTCCGGGACATGGATCTGGACATCTCGATGCAGGGTGAGCACCAATGCGCCAATGCCGCGCTTGCGATGATGACGCTGGAAGTGCTTCGCCAGTATATGGCTTTCATCGTGGATGATGAAGAATTGCGGAGAGGGTTTAAGGATACTTTCTGGGCGGGAAGACTGGAACAAGTGCAGTCCTCCCCGCGGATTGTTCTCGATGGTGCGCACAACCCCGAAGGGGCTGAAACCTTGGCCAAAAGCTTGCAGCAGATCTATAAGTATCGGAAACTGAACTTAATGATGGGAATGCTGGCAAATAAGCATCATGAATCGTATTTGCAGCATATACTGCCAATAGTGGATACGCTTATCCTGACTGAACCGGATTTCCGGAAGAAACTGGACGCCAAGGCGCTTGGTGACATCGTAGAGCAGGTAAGGGAGAAATACGCCAAACATACACTGCAAATCATCATAGAACCAAATTGGAAAAACGCACTTGAAGAGTTGAAGTCACGGACGGAAGCGGAGGATCTTGGGGTGGTGTCGGGCACGTTGTACCTGATTGCCGACGTGCGTTCCAACCTCCTGGGCCTTTCCGATTCTGAAAAAGGTTGGTGA
- a CDS encoding RluA family pseudouridine synthase, whose translation MSYGGNWSKRGEWLELTPGKALLSLPDRNEAAAKWLMETVGMPEKLYRKLRHEQGIQWRGDRLRLVLFPYRDYGIEPRWQELDVLYEDDFCLVVNKPAGMAVHPDNESRETTLNHAVAAYYEAEGIHTAVRHIHRLDKDTTGPVLYAKNEYAQLKLDEDMREKKIVRIYAAIVQGRVSQDLKRIDLPIGKDRYHSSRRRVSLTGQAAITHILSSEVYPKASLLQIRLETGRTHQIRVHLSHMGHPLLGDSLYGGPGAFPRQALHGERLLFTHPFSGEDIEVNAPWPLDMLELRERIIETSDR comes from the coding sequence ATGAGTTACGGGGGAAATTGGAGCAAACGCGGCGAATGGCTGGAGCTGACGCCGGGTAAGGCGCTATTGAGTCTGCCGGATCGGAACGAAGCCGCTGCCAAGTGGCTTATGGAAACGGTCGGTATGCCCGAGAAGCTGTATCGTAAGCTTCGTCATGAACAGGGGATACAATGGAGAGGGGATCGGCTTCGGCTGGTCCTTTTTCCTTATCGGGATTACGGCATCGAACCGAGATGGCAGGAGCTTGATGTATTGTATGAGGACGATTTTTGCCTGGTTGTGAACAAACCGGCCGGTATGGCGGTCCATCCGGACAACGAGAGCCGCGAGACGACCCTGAATCATGCGGTTGCCGCATATTACGAAGCCGAAGGCATCCATACGGCAGTCCGGCATATTCATCGGCTGGATAAGGATACAACAGGTCCCGTACTGTATGCCAAGAACGAATATGCGCAGCTAAAGCTTGACGAGGACATGCGGGAGAAGAAGATCGTCCGGATATACGCGGCTATCGTTCAGGGGAGGGTCTCTCAGGATCTGAAGAGAATCGATCTGCCGATAGGCAAAGACCGCTATCATTCAAGCCGTCGGAGAGTTTCATTAACCGGGCAGGCTGCAATCACGCATATTCTATCATCCGAGGTGTATCCGAAAGCCAGCCTGCTGCAAATTCGACTGGAAACCGGCCGGACGCATCAGATCCGGGTGCATCTAAGTCATATGGGACACCCGCTTCTGGGAGATTCCTTATACGGAGGACCAGGGGCGTTTCCGCGCCAAGCGCTGCATGGCGAACGTCTGCTATTTACTCATCCTTTCTCGGGCGAGGATATTGAGGTGAATGCACCCTGGCCTCTGGATATGTTGGAGTTAAGAGAGCGAATCATAGAGACATCGGACCGGTAA
- a CDS encoding valine--tRNA ligase gives MDQKQNQSQLDMPTTYDPKAAEQKWYPYWKEGGFFEAGKRPDAEPYTIVIPPPNVTGMLHIGHALDFTLQDILIRVKRMQGYDALWLPGSDHAGIATQTKVEQKLREEGVTRYDLGREKFLEKVWEWKDLYANTIRDQWSKIGLSLDYSRERFTLDEGLSEAVREVFVKLYDKGLIYRGKRIINWDPAARTALSDIEVEYKEVNGHLYHLQYPLKDGSGSITVATTRPETMLGDTAVAVHPEDERYKDMIGKTLVLPIVGREIPVIADEYVEKDFGSGAVKITPAHDPNDFEMGLRHDLPQITVMDESGTMNEFAGKYQGLDRAECRKQIVSDMKESGVLLRIEDHVHQVGHSERSGAVVEPYLSTQWFVKMQPLAEAAVTAQKSGKGVNFVPDRFERTYLHWMENVRDWCISRQLWWGHRIPAWYSESTGEVVVAMNEEEARAKLGKDDLRQDEDVLDTWFSSALWPFSTMGWPNLDSEDFKRYYPTSVLVTGYDIIPFWVSRMIFQGLEFTDQMPFKDTLIHGLVRDSEGRKMSKSLGNGIDPLEVIEQYGADAMRYMISTGSTPGQDLRFRWERVEQARNFANKIWNASRFALMNLEGFTAADIDISGELGTADRWILHRLNETSRDITRLIDAYEFGETGRLLYNFIWDDLCDWYIEFAKLSLYGEDQAAKRKTQSVLAYVLDRTMRLIHPFMPFISEEIWQHLPHEGETVMLASWPTYDEAFENAEAVTEMNLLMDVIRAVRNIRAEVNVPMSKKVELQLKPVSEQIAGIIDRNADYIRRFCNTSEYQSSLALEAPDKAMTAVVTGVEMYLPLAGLIDIAQEITRLEKEIQHLNSEVERVEKKLNNPGFVSKAPEKVIEEERAKLADYSDKRSKVIARIEELRG, from the coding sequence ATGGATCAAAAACAAAACCAATCCCAGTTAGACATGCCGACGACGTATGATCCGAAGGCAGCCGAACAAAAATGGTATCCGTACTGGAAGGAAGGCGGCTTCTTTGAAGCTGGCAAACGACCGGACGCGGAGCCGTATACGATTGTTATTCCTCCACCAAACGTTACGGGAATGCTTCACATCGGCCATGCCCTTGACTTTACGCTGCAGGATATCCTGATTCGCGTAAAGCGGATGCAGGGCTATGATGCGTTGTGGCTGCCGGGTTCTGACCATGCGGGCATCGCCACGCAAACCAAGGTTGAGCAGAAGCTTCGCGAAGAAGGCGTTACCCGCTACGATCTGGGACGTGAAAAATTCCTGGAGAAAGTGTGGGAGTGGAAGGATCTATATGCGAATACGATCCGTGACCAATGGTCCAAGATCGGCCTGTCCCTCGATTACTCCAGAGAGCGTTTCACGCTCGACGAGGGGTTGTCGGAAGCGGTTCGGGAAGTATTCGTCAAGCTCTATGATAAGGGGCTTATATATCGCGGCAAACGCATTATCAACTGGGACCCGGCTGCTCGCACGGCTTTGTCCGATATCGAAGTGGAGTACAAAGAGGTCAACGGCCATTTGTACCACTTGCAATACCCGCTCAAAGACGGCAGCGGCTCCATTACCGTAGCAACCACCCGCCCGGAGACCATGCTTGGCGATACGGCGGTAGCCGTTCATCCGGAAGATGAGCGCTATAAAGACATGATCGGCAAGACATTGGTCCTGCCTATTGTCGGCCGAGAAATTCCGGTTATTGCCGATGAGTACGTGGAGAAGGATTTCGGCAGCGGAGCGGTTAAAATTACGCCGGCCCATGATCCGAATGACTTCGAAATGGGTCTGAGACATGATCTGCCGCAAATCACCGTGATGGATGAATCCGGGACGATGAATGAATTTGCCGGCAAGTACCAGGGTCTTGACCGAGCAGAATGCCGCAAGCAGATCGTAAGCGACATGAAGGAATCGGGCGTGCTGCTTCGCATCGAAGATCATGTTCATCAGGTTGGCCATAGCGAAAGATCCGGCGCCGTTGTCGAGCCGTATCTGTCGACGCAGTGGTTTGTTAAGATGCAGCCGCTTGCGGAAGCAGCCGTTACTGCGCAGAAATCCGGCAAGGGCGTTAATTTCGTGCCTGACCGGTTCGAGAGAACCTACCTGCATTGGATGGAGAATGTGCGCGATTGGTGCATCTCTCGTCAATTGTGGTGGGGCCACCGGATTCCGGCCTGGTATTCCGAATCCACGGGCGAAGTGGTTGTTGCCATGAATGAAGAGGAAGCGCGCGCGAAGCTTGGCAAGGACGATCTGAGACAGGATGAGGACGTGCTGGATACCTGGTTCAGCTCGGCATTGTGGCCGTTCTCGACCATGGGCTGGCCGAATCTGGACAGTGAGGATTTCAAACGTTATTATCCGACAAGCGTTCTCGTAACGGGGTATGATATTATTCCGTTCTGGGTTTCGCGGATGATTTTCCAAGGGCTTGAATTTACGGATCAAATGCCGTTCAAAGATACGCTTATCCATGGTCTGGTTCGGGATAGCGAAGGCCGCAAGATGTCCAAGTCGCTCGGCAATGGTATCGATCCGCTCGAGGTTATCGAACAGTATGGCGCAGATGCCATGCGTTATATGATATCGACCGGCAGTACGCCGGGTCAGGATCTTCGATTCCGCTGGGAACGTGTGGAACAAGCGCGTAACTTCGCGAACAAGATCTGGAATGCGTCACGTTTTGCACTCATGAATCTGGAGGGCTTCACGGCGGCGGATATCGACATTTCCGGAGAGCTGGGAACGGCCGACCGTTGGATTTTGCATCGTCTGAACGAAACTTCCCGCGACATTACGCGTCTAATTGATGCCTACGAATTTGGCGAGACCGGTCGACTGCTCTACAATTTCATCTGGGATGATCTGTGTGACTGGTATATTGAATTTGCTAAGCTGTCCCTGTACGGCGAGGATCAAGCGGCCAAGAGAAAGACGCAGTCGGTGCTTGCCTATGTGCTGGACCGCACGATGCGCTTGATCCACCCGTTCATGCCGTTCATCTCCGAAGAGATCTGGCAGCATTTGCCGCATGAAGGAGAGACGGTGATGCTGGCTTCATGGCCGACCTATGATGAAGCATTTGAGAATGCGGAAGCCGTTACCGAAATGAACCTGCTGATGGATGTCATCCGTGCTGTACGTAACATCCGGGCGGAAGTAAACGTACCGATGAGCAAAAAAGTAGAACTCCAGTTGAAGCCGGTAAGCGAGCAAATTGCCGGCATCATCGATCGCAATGCGGATTATATTCGCCGCTTCTGCAACACGTCGGAGTATCAATCCTCCCTTGCGCTTGAGGCGCCGGATAAGGCGATGACCGCCGTGGTAACAGGTGTTGAAATGTATCTGCCGCTTGCCGGGTTGATCGATATCGCTCAGGAGATCACGCGTCTGGAGAAGGAAATTCAGCACTTGAACAGCGAAGTCGAGCGTGTGGAGAAGAAGCTGAACAATCCAGGTTTCGTATCGAAAGCACCTGAAAAGGTGATTGAAGAAGAACGGGCGAAGCTTGCGGATTACTCGGACAAACGCAGTAAAGTGATTGCGCGCATCGAAGAACTGAGAGGCTAA
- the murC gene encoding UDP-N-acetylmuramate--L-alanine ligase — translation MNTSEHVHFIGIGGYGMSAIARVMLEMGYKVTGSDVASQELTEKLAAKGAKIYIGHTAEQVQGADLVVYSTALSQDNVERVEAEKLNIPVLHRAQMLARLLNERKGVAVAGAHGKTTTSSMIALVMEECGVDPTFIIGGEIMNVGTNAKAGEGEHVVAEADESDGSFLQYHPWLGVVLNIEADHLENYEGDFNRLKAAYVQFLSQIKADGTAVVCADDNNIQAILPDLKCNVTTYGIHADAEYTATNLVLGDRHVSFTMLHNGMELGTVELSVPGKHNVYNAMATVICCLKGGISFEAIVEAIVKFNGAKRRFQVLGEAEGILVIDDYAHHPTEIEATISAAKATGKRIIAVFQPQRYSRTFFLLDAFSRAFGEADEVIITDIYSPAGEKQIEGISSGKLVELIVQNSNAGARYLPTKEDVLSDLKGRVKEGDLVLTMGAGDIWKVGAALAESIKGKK, via the coding sequence TTGAATACATCGGAACATGTTCATTTTATAGGAATTGGCGGCTACGGGATGAGCGCCATTGCAAGAGTTATGCTGGAGATGGGTTATAAAGTCACGGGTTCTGACGTGGCATCGCAAGAATTGACAGAAAAGCTGGCGGCCAAGGGCGCCAAAATATACATTGGACATACCGCCGAGCAAGTCCAGGGCGCGGACCTTGTGGTTTACTCGACGGCATTGTCCCAAGACAACGTGGAGCGGGTCGAGGCAGAGAAGCTGAACATTCCTGTCCTTCACCGTGCGCAGATGCTGGCGCGTCTTCTGAACGAACGCAAAGGGGTTGCCGTAGCGGGTGCGCATGGTAAGACAACCACTTCATCGATGATTGCGCTCGTAATGGAAGAATGCGGCGTCGATCCGACGTTTATTATCGGCGGGGAAATCATGAACGTTGGCACGAATGCCAAAGCTGGTGAAGGCGAGCACGTGGTGGCCGAAGCGGACGAGAGTGACGGTTCATTCCTTCAGTACCACCCTTGGCTCGGCGTTGTTCTGAATATTGAGGCCGATCACTTGGAGAATTACGAAGGGGATTTCAATCGTCTCAAGGCAGCATATGTACAATTCCTGAGCCAAATCAAGGCAGACGGTACGGCCGTGGTTTGCGCCGACGATAACAACATTCAGGCGATTTTGCCTGACCTAAAATGCAATGTGACCACATACGGCATTCATGCGGATGCAGAGTATACGGCAACGAATCTGGTGCTCGGCGACCGTCACGTCAGCTTCACGATGCTTCATAACGGCATGGAGCTGGGTACCGTTGAATTGTCCGTACCGGGTAAACACAATGTCTACAACGCCATGGCTACGGTGATTTGCTGCTTGAAAGGCGGAATCTCGTTCGAAGCGATTGTAGAGGCCATCGTCAAGTTCAACGGAGCTAAGCGCCGCTTCCAGGTGCTGGGCGAAGCTGAAGGCATTCTGGTGATTGACGACTATGCGCATCATCCGACGGAGATCGAGGCTACGATCAGTGCCGCCAAAGCTACAGGCAAACGGATTATTGCCGTATTCCAGCCGCAGCGGTATTCGAGGACCTTTTTCCTTCTGGATGCGTTTAGCCGCGCATTCGGGGAAGCGGACGAGGTGATCATTACCGATATTTATTCTCCTGCCGGCGAGAAGCAGATCGAGGGTATCAGTTCCGGTAAGCTGGTGGAGCTGATTGTCCAGAACAGCAATGCCGGTGCCCGCTATTTGCCTACCAAAGAAGATGTCCTGAGCGATCTCAAAGGTCGCGTAAAAGAAGGCGATCTGGTTCTGACGATGGGTGCGGGCGATATTTGGAAGGTCGGCGCTGCTTTAGCGGAGTCTATTAAAGGCAAGAAGTAA